From the genome of Sulfurovum sp. NBC37-1, one region includes:
- a CDS encoding HlyD family efflux transporter periplasmic adaptor subunit, producing the protein MKILVWFLLPLFMFAKMHYAKVEPYESVVLKSAVSGLVLEADLDAEGTMVEDRRVIHLDDVMDNINLKDSQKSVQLLEQMISINQDIAGSLSSTVKRQEGYYQRISKLSTASKTQKDTAYNSYTSAKTQYLSTREKIVSLEKQLIDTKYKVALLSDTIGKKSIVLKKKYLYKLMVREGDFVNPGTPLAEVQDISKAKLVLFLEPEELKDLKSRTVYIDGKKTAYRINKVWNVADEKFISSYRAEIYIPAPKERFSKLLKVELK; encoded by the coding sequence ATGAAAATATTGGTTTGGTTTTTACTGCCGCTGTTCATGTTCGCCAAGATGCATTATGCCAAGGTGGAGCCTTATGAAAGTGTGGTACTGAAGTCCGCAGTAAGCGGGCTAGTACTCGAGGCTGACCTGGATGCCGAGGGTACGATGGTGGAAGACAGAAGGGTGATCCATCTAGACGATGTTATGGACAACATTAATCTCAAGGACAGCCAGAAAAGTGTACAGCTTCTTGAACAGATGATCAGTATCAATCAGGACATAGCCGGCAGTCTGAGCAGCACGGTCAAGAGACAGGAAGGGTACTATCAGCGTATCTCGAAACTGAGTACTGCTTCAAAGACCCAAAAAGATACTGCCTACAACAGTTATACTTCTGCAAAGACACAATACCTCTCCACACGTGAAAAGATCGTCAGTCTTGAGAAACAGCTTATCGATACAAAATACAAAGTAGCGCTTCTGAGCGATACAATAGGAAAAAAATCGATCGTTCTGAAGAAAAAATACCTCTATAAACTGATGGTGCGCGAGGGAGATTTTGTCAATCCGGGTACGCCGTTGGCCGAGGTACAGGATATCAGCAAAGCCAAGCTGGTACTTTTCCTTGAACCTGAAGAACTTAAAGACCTAAAAAGCAGAACAGTTTATATCGATGGAAAGAAAACGGCATATAGAATCAATAAGGTCTGGAATGTGGCAGATGAAAAATTCATCTCTTCCTACCGTGCGGAGATATACATCCCTGCGCCCAAAGAGCGGTTTTCAAAACTTTTGAAGGTTGAACTGAAATGA
- a CDS encoding molybdopterin-dependent oxidoreductase, with amino-acid sequence MKETACGLDCYDACRIIVEDDKFKMKGDKEHPAGNGALCALLNKHMFETPRIEKPRIDGREVSMEEAMQAVAEAFKAEKSLLWRGSGNLGVMQEITDLFMEKIDGTLTRGSLCDGAGDAGIIMGRGINRNLPLEQIGKAETVVVWGRNVTVTNSHIMPFLEGKHIVVIDPVKTAIAKKADLHIQIQPRTDYYVAIMLARFIFMEDTEDTEWMDEFAPEYEDFYDYTREHRIKAILAYIGVDLGDMGRILNYLRDRKVVFLVGSGVQKYSTGAYTMHAIDSLAATLGLFGKEGCGVSYLSNSKLGFENPFEVECKRVPKATTEFSSFETVLVQGGNPAESMPDSNGVIKELEAVENLIYFGLYENETSKRAKIVIPAKNFFEKEDVRLSYGHQYVQKMNKILDSDIGISEYDFTRRLFNLFGFDGLQSEEYYLDAWLSQCEREGEHYISPAHQDAPYAEGFGEEDDEFEFIDEFEDDFINTKRFRKYRKESKNKPKDESFWLLTPKSSKSLNTQFVREDTVQLPPDTGYTEGERVKVSSEHGSAEFTVRINEDLRPDCLIITANTVGVNYLTPCILSDGGENACYQEVKVLVERV; translated from the coding sequence ATGAAAGAGACAGCATGCGGACTTGACTGCTATGATGCCTGCAGGATCATTGTAGAAGATGATAAATTCAAAATGAAAGGGGACAAAGAGCATCCCGCAGGCAACGGTGCGCTTTGCGCACTCCTCAACAAACATATGTTCGAAACACCTCGTATCGAGAAACCGCGTATCGACGGCAGAGAAGTGAGCATGGAAGAGGCGATGCAGGCGGTTGCGGAGGCATTTAAAGCAGAGAAGTCTCTGCTTTGGAGAGGCTCGGGGAACCTGGGTGTCATGCAGGAGATCACCGATCTTTTCATGGAAAAAATAGACGGTACACTGACCAGGGGAAGTCTTTGTGACGGGGCAGGCGATGCGGGGATCATCATGGGACGAGGTATCAACAGGAACCTTCCGCTTGAGCAGATAGGAAAGGCTGAGACCGTTGTGGTCTGGGGACGGAACGTTACCGTGACCAATTCGCATATCATGCCTTTTCTAGAAGGTAAACACATTGTGGTGATAGACCCGGTAAAGACTGCCATAGCCAAAAAGGCTGACCTGCATATTCAGATACAGCCGAGAACCGACTACTATGTGGCGATCATGCTGGCACGTTTCATTTTCATGGAAGATACCGAAGATACCGAGTGGATGGACGAGTTTGCACCCGAGTATGAGGACTTCTACGACTATACACGTGAACACCGTATCAAAGCCATACTGGCCTACATCGGAGTCGATCTGGGAGATATGGGACGTATTTTGAACTACCTACGTGACAGAAAAGTGGTCTTTCTTGTGGGTAGCGGTGTACAGAAATACTCTACAGGAGCCTACACGATGCATGCCATTGACTCCCTGGCGGCAACGCTTGGGCTTTTTGGAAAAGAGGGGTGCGGGGTGAGTTACCTTTCAAACTCCAAATTGGGATTTGAGAATCCTTTTGAGGTGGAGTGCAAGCGTGTGCCAAAAGCGACAACGGAGTTCTCCAGCTTTGAAACAGTATTGGTACAGGGAGGGAACCCTGCCGAGTCCATGCCCGACAGCAACGGTGTCATCAAAGAGCTCGAAGCGGTCGAGAACCTGATCTATTTCGGCCTGTATGAGAATGAAACGTCCAAAAGGGCAAAGATCGTCATTCCCGCAAAGAACTTCTTTGAAAAAGAAGATGTCAGGCTGAGTTACGGACATCAGTATGTCCAGAAAATGAATAAAATTCTTGACTCCGATATTGGTATCAGCGAATATGATTTCACCAGGAGACTCTTCAACCTGTTCGGATTTGACGGTTTACAGTCCGAGGAGTACTACTTGGATGCCTGGCTGTCCCAGTGTGAGAGGGAAGGGGAGCATTACATCTCTCCCGCACATCAGGACGCACCTTATGCCGAAGGCTTCGGAGAAGAAGATGATGAATTCGAGTTCATAGATGAGTTCGAAGATGACTTCATCAATACCAAACGTTTCAGAAAGTACCGAAAGGAGAGCAAGAACAAACCCAAAGACGAAAGCTTCTGGCTGTTGACACCCAAGTCTTCCAAATCGCTCAATACGCAGTTCGTCAGAGAAGATACCGTACAGTTGCCACCCGATACCGGTTATACCGAGGGGGAGAGGGTCAAAGTAAGTTCAGAGCACGGCTCTGCAGAATTTACGGTCAGAATCAATGAAGATCTCAGGCCTGACTGTCTCATCATTACTGCCAATACTGTAGGGGTGAACTATCTGACTCCTTGTATTTTGAGTGACGGGGGAGAGAATGCCTGTTATCAGGAGGTTAAAGTACTGGTTGAAAGAGTTTAA
- a CDS encoding AI-2E family transporter, with the protein MQEQHAKIGYTLMVMASIVIILAGIKMAAVIIVPFLLALFLATILSPFYLWLKKMGVHEILALLIIVLFLFLVISSMITLIGNSVQDFSQNVPMYEAKLRTDLSHIFDRLDNWGIHVPKDDFLAMFHTRSVMHYIAGTLRSFGSLLTNSFMIIMTVIFMLMEISQFTAKLAQTNVKGLATVTEVSGKIKHYILLKTLTSAATGLIITIILKMLGIHYAVLWGLLAFLLNFIPNIGSILAAIPAVMMALVQFNITTALIAAGAYLLVNVLIGSILEPRILGKGLGLSTLIVFLSLIFWGWLLGPIGMLLSVPLTVIIKIVLNTQPNTKWIATMLGSGEDTKAIIDV; encoded by the coding sequence ATGCAGGAGCAACATGCAAAGATAGGCTACACCCTCATGGTAATGGCTTCTATTGTCATCATCCTGGCCGGCATCAAAATGGCTGCGGTGATTATAGTCCCCTTTCTGCTTGCCCTTTTCCTGGCAACCATCCTCTCCCCTTTTTATCTGTGGCTCAAAAAGATGGGCGTCCATGAGATATTGGCCCTTCTCATCATTGTATTGTTCCTTTTCCTTGTCATCAGTTCCATGATTACGCTTATAGGGAACTCCGTACAGGACTTCAGCCAGAATGTCCCCATGTATGAAGCTAAACTCCGTACGGACCTGAGCCATATTTTTGACAGACTGGACAACTGGGGTATCCATGTTCCCAAAGACGATTTTCTCGCGATGTTTCATACAAGAAGTGTTATGCACTACATTGCCGGCACACTCAGAAGTTTTGGTTCTCTCCTGACCAACTCTTTCATGATCATCATGACCGTCATCTTCATGCTGATGGAGATCTCACAGTTTACTGCAAAGCTGGCACAGACCAATGTCAAAGGGCTTGCAACCGTGACCGAGGTAAGCGGTAAGATCAAACACTATATCCTGCTCAAAACACTGACCTCTGCCGCTACGGGGCTTATCATCACGATCATCTTGAAAATGCTGGGTATTCACTATGCCGTACTTTGGGGACTGCTGGCATTCCTGCTCAACTTCATCCCCAATATCGGTTCCATCCTTGCAGCCATACCGGCCGTCATGATGGCTCTGGTACAGTTCAACATCACAACCGCCCTGATCGCTGCGGGAGCATACCTTCTGGTTAATGTTCTGATCGGTTCCATACTCGAACCTCGCATCCTGGGAAAAGGCCTGGGGCTCTCCACGCTCATTGTCTTTCTCTCGTTGATCTTCTGGGGATGGCTGCTTGGACCCATAGGTATGCTTCTCTCCGTTCCGCTTACCGTCATCATCAAAATCGTACTCAACACACAGCCCAATACCAAATGGATAGCAACCATGCTTGGCTCCGGAGAAGATACAAAGGCGATTATAGATGTATAG
- a CDS encoding aspartate aminotransferase family protein: MIGMTITGTEKNMTLEELDKKYVLQTYARDYTNFVKGVGSTLYDENGRDYIDFASGIAVNSVGHGNERLTSAICEQAKKIIHISNLQVIEPQAKLAQRMVELSGYDMGVFFANSGAEANEGAIKIARKYGETKFDNKRYKVITLEHSFHGRTITTVKATGQKSFHTPNFSPYPAGFSYVPSIADVYDAINDETVAVLLELVQGEGGVQPFEKEEIQKLAAHLKEKNVLLIVDEVQTGVYRTGEFLASNLYEIEPDIVTLAKGLGGGVPIGAVMTKHKDVLSTGDHGSTFGGNYLSTAAGLAVLDILSELYDNGGLHETLLYFEVKLQEIAAKYENLFEKEVGLGLMRGLRAKNAEVQGSVIKNSLKEGLVVLKAGRNTVRFLPSLTISKNEIDEGFKRFEIAIDKVRL; the protein is encoded by the coding sequence ATGATCGGAATGACGATAACAGGAACGGAAAAGAACATGACACTGGAAGAATTGGACAAAAAATACGTACTGCAAACCTATGCGCGTGATTACACGAACTTTGTAAAGGGTGTGGGGTCTACACTGTATGATGAGAACGGGCGTGACTACATAGACTTCGCTTCGGGGATTGCGGTGAACTCTGTGGGACACGGGAATGAGAGACTGACCTCTGCCATTTGTGAACAGGCTAAGAAGATCATCCACATCTCCAACCTGCAGGTGATAGAACCTCAGGCAAAGCTGGCGCAGAGAATGGTGGAGCTTTCAGGCTATGACATGGGTGTTTTCTTTGCCAACTCGGGTGCCGAGGCGAACGAAGGGGCGATTAAGATCGCGCGAAAGTACGGTGAGACGAAGTTCGACAACAAACGATACAAAGTCATTACGCTGGAACACTCCTTCCACGGTCGTACCATCACAACGGTCAAGGCGACAGGACAGAAGAGTTTTCATACACCGAACTTCTCACCCTATCCTGCCGGGTTCAGTTATGTGCCGAGCATTGCGGATGTCTATGATGCCATCAATGACGAGACGGTTGCGGTATTGCTCGAACTGGTGCAGGGTGAGGGGGGAGTGCAGCCTTTTGAGAAAGAGGAGATACAGAAGCTTGCCGCCCACCTCAAAGAAAAGAATGTGCTGCTCATCGTCGATGAGGTACAGACAGGGGTTTACAGAACGGGTGAGTTCCTGGCATCGAACCTTTATGAAATAGAACCCGACATCGTTACGCTTGCCAAAGGGCTTGGCGGGGGTGTACCTATCGGTGCGGTGATGACAAAGCACAAGGATGTACTGAGCACGGGAGACCATGGAAGTACCTTCGGGGGCAACTACCTGAGTACGGCTGCAGGACTTGCCGTTCTGGATATACTTTCCGAACTTTACGATAACGGCGGACTGCATGAAACACTGCTCTATTTTGAAGTGAAGCTTCAGGAGATAGCGGCAAAGTATGAGAATCTTTTTGAAAAAGAGGTCGGACTCGGTCTGATGCGCGGATTGCGTGCAAAGAATGCCGAAGTACAGGGATCTGTGATAAAGAACAGTCTGAAAGAGGGGCTTGTCGTACTCAAGGCAGGGCGTAATACAGTACGCTTCCTGCCGAGTCTTACGATCAGCAAAAATGAAATAGATGAAGGATTCAAGCGTTTTGAAATTGCCATTGATAAGGTACGTCTATGA
- a CDS encoding TolC family protein, whose amino-acid sequence MKQSSTDYADTGSTSAVGSRNWLRLVVFGSLCVASLLQADELGEILSDTKETLFDYQFQGNELQSDMLSKSWINPVTVRYGRDYTTRFRTGTIDTSNFSVYIDQPIFRSGGIYYAIKYSGALRNANRADITLQRRQMIGDAVAILFKLKRIKLEQQKMKYQIKNDIIDIQQKRDSFEAGILDSSFLDQAILRKSQDETALLEMRLNEMELKQRFAILSDKKPDRLRLPKLKLIDKQSYTHENLELKRDNLRALEMDYKEKVTWAKYLPTVALQGQYSNGDLNPLFPSPNLNESYYNYGFTVSMPIDINSFSDIELSKVEKLQAATEVIDRKNKVSEEYDWIRNSLHILDKKISLARKDEKIYGNLYKVTKNLAEAGEKTLYDAEVMKNSQQIRRLDQRIYSIDKQIQLLKLYIRVENVL is encoded by the coding sequence ATGAAGCAAAGCTCCACAGACTACGCTGACACTGGATCCACTTCAGCAGTGGGCTCACGCAACTGGTTGCGTTTGGTAGTGTTTGGTAGTCTTTGTGTTGCTTCTCTGCTTCAGGCGGATGAACTCGGAGAGATACTTTCAGACACAAAAGAAACGCTCTTTGACTACCAGTTTCAGGGAAATGAACTACAGAGCGATATGCTTTCAAAAAGTTGGATCAATCCGGTGACGGTACGTTACGGAAGAGATTATACAACACGTTTCAGAACGGGGACCATTGATACCAGCAATTTTTCGGTCTATATAGACCAGCCGATCTTCAGGTCGGGCGGGATCTACTATGCCATCAAGTACTCCGGGGCATTGAGAAATGCGAATAGAGCCGACATCACATTACAGAGACGCCAGATGATCGGTGATGCCGTTGCGATCCTCTTTAAGCTCAAGCGTATCAAGCTCGAACAGCAGAAGATGAAATACCAGATCAAGAATGATATCATCGATATACAACAGAAACGTGACAGTTTTGAAGCCGGTATTTTGGACAGCAGTTTTCTTGACCAGGCCATACTCAGAAAGAGCCAGGATGAGACGGCACTGCTCGAGATGCGTTTGAACGAGATGGAGCTCAAGCAGCGTTTTGCTATTTTGAGCGATAAAAAACCTGATAGACTCAGGCTGCCGAAACTGAAACTCATAGACAAACAGAGCTATACCCATGAAAACCTCGAACTTAAAAGGGACAACCTGCGTGCGCTTGAAATGGACTATAAAGAGAAAGTAACCTGGGCAAAATACCTTCCGACAGTTGCTTTACAGGGACAGTACTCCAACGGTGACCTCAATCCGCTTTTCCCAAGTCCCAATTTGAATGAGAGTTACTACAATTACGGATTTACCGTATCGATGCCTATCGATATTAATTCGTTTAGTGATATCGAGTTGAGCAAAGTGGAAAAACTTCAGGCTGCCACAGAGGTTATAGACAGGAAAAACAAGGTTAGTGAAGAGTATGACTGGATACGCAACAGCCTGCATATCCTTGACAAGAAGATCTCTCTAGCCAGAAAAGACGAGAAGATTTACGGTAATCTCTACAAAGTGACGAAGAACCTTGCGGAAGCAGGTGAAAAGACCCTGTACGATGCGGAAGTGATGAAGAACTCGCAGCAGATCAGAAGACTGGATCAGCGTATTTACAGTATAGACAAACAGATACAGCTTCTTAAACTCTACATACGGGTGGAAAATGTACTTTAG
- a CDS encoding SAM-dependent methyltransferase encodes MYFSEYMNEWLYGEKGYYKNFKAIGKSGDFYTAVSTSSFFGASIANHFFKMLKEGKADRNGWLIEVGAHQGYLLCDMIQWLYTCDPSLVQTLRFGIVERQPEVREVQSAYIKERFGDDVTVTHFEDLSEVNTAYAFVVANEIFDAFPCELLKDEQIAVVEDHTISWEPAPTEMLEWAKGHYLKQGEVAVGYEDFAKAMASGIKKCDFVSFDYGEKYVRNDFSIRVYYAHETFPLFDEALDLSESFQKDDITYDVNFKHVLEAFEAAGFREESYETQARALIRFGLIEILEQFASQTTQDRYVREADKIKTLIAPTMMGDRFKMIHLHK; translated from the coding sequence ATGTACTTTAGCGAATATATGAATGAATGGCTCTACGGAGAGAAGGGGTACTACAAAAATTTCAAAGCGATCGGAAAGTCCGGGGATTTCTATACGGCAGTGAGTACCAGCAGTTTTTTTGGGGCGAGTATTGCCAACCATTTTTTCAAAATGCTCAAAGAAGGAAAGGCAGACAGAAACGGATGGCTCATCGAAGTGGGAGCACATCAGGGCTATCTTCTATGTGACATGATACAGTGGCTTTACACCTGTGATCCTTCCCTGGTTCAGACACTTAGATTCGGTATCGTCGAGCGTCAGCCCGAAGTCCGGGAGGTACAGTCAGCGTACATCAAAGAGCGTTTCGGGGACGATGTAACCGTAACACACTTTGAAGACCTCTCTGAAGTAAATACCGCATACGCTTTTGTCGTTGCCAACGAGATCTTCGATGCCTTTCCCTGTGAACTTCTCAAGGATGAACAGATAGCCGTCGTAGAAGATCATACCATATCGTGGGAGCCTGCACCTACTGAGATGCTGGAATGGGCCAAAGGACATTACCTGAAACAGGGTGAGGTTGCTGTGGGCTATGAGGATTTTGCCAAAGCGATGGCATCTGGCATAAAGAAGTGTGACTTTGTCAGTTTTGACTACGGTGAGAAGTATGTTCGCAATGACTTTTCCATCCGTGTCTACTATGCGCATGAGACTTTCCCGCTCTTTGACGAGGCTCTGGATCTTTCGGAGTCTTTTCAGAAAGATGACATCACCTACGATGTGAACTTCAAACATGTTCTTGAAGCATTTGAAGCAGCAGGATTCAGAGAGGAGAGTTATGAAACACAGGCAAGAGCGCTGATACGTTTTGGATTGATAGAAATACTCGAACAGTTCGCTTCACAGACAACACAGGATAGATACGTGCGCGAAGCGGACAAGATCAAGACGCTGATCGCCCCGACCATGATGGGTGACCGCTTCAAGATGATCCATTTACACAAATAG
- the acpS gene encoding holo-ACP synthase: protein MKVGTDIIQIDRIEKLIDRYGDTFKQRYLSKEEIAAAKKVETLAGYWAAKEAIAKAFGCGIGAQLAFHDIMIAKDSRGAPYFTLSDEALKTYTIHSASISISHDGGFAIAVAAIDFEAA, encoded by the coding sequence ATGAAAGTCGGAACAGATATCATTCAGATCGATCGTATTGAAAAACTCATCGATCGATACGGTGACACATTCAAACAGAGGTATCTTTCAAAGGAAGAAATTGCTGCAGCCAAAAAGGTCGAAACGCTTGCCGGGTACTGGGCGGCCAAAGAGGCCATAGCAAAAGCATTTGGCTGCGGCATAGGCGCCCAGCTGGCTTTTCATGACATTATGATAGCCAAAGACAGCAGAGGAGCACCCTACTTTACCCTGAGCGATGAAGCACTCAAAACCTACACCATTCACTCAGCTTCCATTTCCATCAGCCACGACGGCGGTTTTGCCATCGCTGTTGCCGCGATCGATTTTGAAGCAGCTTGA